From the genome of Bacteroides sp. MSB163, one region includes:
- a CDS encoding DUF2284 domain-containing protein: MSIYTVENFTSDITVEGYIAEFRDEPHFLELCKQCTNYGKSWGCPPFDFDTESFLRQYKYAHLMATKIIPEDKDIPIEYTQKLILPERIRIESELLDMERKYGGRSFAYIGKCLHCSDNECTRNCGTPCRHPEKVRPSLEAFGFDIAKTLSELFNIELLWGKDGKLPEYLVLVSGFFHNEYELCNIAY, encoded by the coding sequence ATGAGTATATACACTGTAGAAAATTTTACTTCAGACATCACTGTTGAAGGATATATCGCCGAATTCCGTGACGAACCACATTTTCTTGAACTTTGCAAACAATGTACCAATTACGGTAAAAGTTGGGGGTGTCCTCCATTTGATTTTGATACGGAATCGTTTCTCCGACAATACAAGTATGCACATCTTATGGCAACGAAGATAATCCCTGAAGACAAAGATATTCCGATTGAATATACACAAAAACTCATTTTACCGGAACGGATACGAATCGAGAGCGAATTATTGGATATGGAACGGAAATATGGAGGGCGTTCATTTGCCTATATAGGTAAATGTCTTCACTGCTCAGATAACGAGTGTACGCGTAACTGCGGCACACCATGCCGACACCCGGAAAAAGTGCGTCCGTCACTCGAAGCCTTCGGATTTGACATAGCCAAAACGCTTTCTGAACTTTTTAACATCGAACTTCTTTGGGGAAAGGATGGCAAATTACCTGAATATCTTGTTCTCGTAAGCGGATTTTTTCATAATGAATACGAACTTTGCAACATAGCATACTAA
- a CDS encoding ABC transporter ATP-binding protein codes for MIELQHFSIGYKENSLLHEVNATIKKGQLTALIGRNGTGKSTLLRAIAGLNRCYSGKIILDGHDIACMKTEDMAKTLAVVTTERTRIANLRCKDVVAIGRAPYTNWIGRMQETDKEIVMQSLISVGMEAYANRTMDKMSDGECQRVMIARALAQDTPIILLDEPTSFLDMPNRYELVALLRRLVHDEKKCIMFSTHELDIALSMCDSIALLDTPNLSCLTASEMQKSGYIDRLFQNENIRFDSLCGTMILKQ; via the coding sequence ATGATAGAATTACAGCATTTTTCCATAGGTTACAAAGAAAACTCGTTGCTCCACGAGGTAAATGCCACGATAAAAAAAGGTCAACTGACAGCCCTTATCGGAAGAAACGGGACAGGAAAATCGACGTTGCTCCGCGCCATAGCCGGTCTGAACCGGTGTTATTCCGGAAAAATCATTCTCGACGGGCACGACATCGCCTGCATGAAAACCGAAGATATGGCAAAAACGCTGGCTGTCGTCACGACCGAGCGCACGCGCATCGCCAACCTGCGGTGCAAGGATGTCGTAGCCATAGGCCGTGCTCCTTATACCAACTGGATAGGTAGGATGCAAGAAACAGATAAGGAGATAGTCATGCAATCGCTCATTTCGGTGGGAATGGAGGCTTATGCAAACCGCACGATGGATAAAATGTCGGATGGCGAATGCCAGCGTGTGATGATTGCTCGTGCATTGGCACAGGATACTCCTATCATTCTCCTTGATGAACCGACTTCCTTTCTTGACATGCCTAATCGCTACGAACTTGTGGCGTTGCTTCGTAGGCTTGTCCACGACGAGAAAAAATGTATCATGTTCTCGACACATGAACTTGACATCGCGTTGTCCATGTGCGATTCGATAGCATTGTTAGATACCCCGAATTTAAGTTGCTTGACCGCGTCTGAAATGCAGAAAAGCGGATACATTGACAGACTTTTCCAAAATGAAAACATCCGTTTCGACTCCTTATGCGGTACAATGATTTTGAAACAATGA